Proteins encoded within one genomic window of Polypterus senegalus isolate Bchr_013 unplaced genomic scaffold, ASM1683550v1 scaffold_1200, whole genome shotgun sequence:
- the LOC120521008 gene encoding C-type lectin domain family 4 member E-like gives MELTQNISELQLRYSALQGNHTAMTTSLDKYCSIQRASMPERKCVFCPESWVPFNTNCYYFANDTKTWADSRDNCTSMGGHLVIIESQEEQNFLLNKTRSKTDKSHWIGLTDQKAEGQYLWVDNRPLNQSNKFWGRRDNKMIKDLNRTTLRETIQKDRTAYT, from the exons GCTGCAGTTGAGGTACTCAGCATTACAAGGGAACCACACTGCAATGACTACATCTCTTGACAAATATTGTTCCATACAAAGGGCTTCAATGCCAG AAAGGAAATGTGTCTTCTGCCCAGAGAGCTGGGTGCCATTCAACACAAACTGTTACTACTTTGCCAATGATACAAAGACCTGGGCTGACAGTCGTGATAACTGCACATCAATGGGGGGTCACCTGGTGATCATAGAGAGCCAAGAGGAGCAG AACTTCTTACTGAATAAGACACGCAGCAAAACTGACAAATCTCACTGGATTGGTTTAACTGACCAGAAGGCAGAAGGTCAGTACCTCTGGGTGGACAACAGACCTCTGAATCAAAGCAACaa GTTCTGGGGGAGAAGAGATAATAAAATGATCAAGGATTTGAACCGGACAACTTTAAGGGAGACTATTCAGAAGGACAGAACTGCGTACACATAG